tattatgttttattgtTACTCATGTGTCACGGTGGTGAAAATGCAGGAGATGCGGAAAAAAACTGAAGAAAAAAGAATTAGTTGCGAAGGACATCCGCCCAGGCGCCTGCAAattgtgagaaaaaaaaaatttttgcgAAGACCATTTGCCCGGGCGGAAACTTATGTCCGCCCAGGAGCGccgaatttaaaattaaaataagatcTGCGAAGACCATCCGCCCAGGCGGAAACTTATGTCTGCTCGGGCGCGCTCAATATTTTTAGAAAGATATGCTGCCTATCTTTTTCCAATTTTGGGAGAGGAGGCTGATAGAGGGACGATTTGGGACGTTTTTCAGACATTATTCATCAGCCAAAAAGTCGAAGGAAGACCGAGAAGGTGGGAGAAATTGCTAGGAGTTGAGGATTCGAAGATTCCCGGGCATCGTTCTTCGCAGATCTCGTCTATTCTAGTATTTCTAATCTAGTTTTTATCATTCAAacattgttttgtttatttttattatgaattcgAGTAGCTAACTTtatatatttgttgggatttaaggggatcctaccccaaactttgatttaattaatttatatgtcGATTGTTGCGTTATTCTTGAATGTGCTACTGTTTTTCATTGTGTAGTtagagcgtagctaactttaacaacttttttatattgcgagtgagttcgagagaataacttgtgataggagCGAGTAGCATAGTctgtggatctacaatttacaaagatatatgaaattggatacgcgccgatagtcatagtcctaaggatcgaaaactaggggatttcatagatcgacatgcgattcactcttgataaataattaaagacatttaattacttcactgagtataattagtttggcatagctcgagagagtgggttcaattgaataggaaatccttTCGGAAGCGTAAATcactatcgaacgaattaattaattaacgagggATAGGTGAATTTaaattcccaacaaatccatttctcattgaattttaatcaatcattttagatattatatctcattattaaatttttgaatctttttatttgcatatttattttagcataaatgtattaaaacaatcatccaaatttcattactaaagatttaataactgaaaataataattgtcaaatacagtcttcagtggaacgatactcgtactcacgtacattatactattactggacatcgtgcacttgcgattaatttttgagcatacaaaaccatatttttagtaaggattccacagtgcaagttttgctcgatcaagtttttggcgccgttgccggggactgttaattcacaattttatttttagttattttttcagcattattttatttttcttgagctAACACTCCATATTCTATTACAGATATCTTTTCCAGTGCATGCCAAAGTCACTTGACGTGGAGCTTGAGCAGTTTGACCATGAAATTGAAAGAACCTTTCGCAGGAGAAGACAGCAGCTAAGACTGAAAGAACTGATGGAGAGGCACGAGCACGAGCATGaggaggaacaccatgaagaGAGACATGTCGAGATGCCACGCCGCATACCAATGCTAGAGTATGCCCAGCCTTCTTTGGATGGTGCATGCCCCAACATTGTGAGGCCTATTGTACGGGCGAACCACTTCGAAATCAAGCCAGCTATAATTCAGAAGATTCGGAATACAGTCCAGTTTGGAGGAACTGTAGTAGATGACCCAAACATGCACATCgcagattttcttgaaatttgcgatacttttaaatttaatggagtttctGATGATACTGTTATGTTGCGTTTATTTCCTTTGTCCTTACGTGATAAAGCTAAAGCATGGTTAAATTGTTTGCCTGTAGGTTCGATCACCACATGGGAGGATATGGCGAGAGCATTTCTCATCAAATATTTTCCTCCATCTAAGACCATGAAGCTGCGGGCAGACATTAGCACATTTGCTCAATTCGGGCAGGAATCTTTATATGAGGCATGGGAGCGCTTCAAAGATCTATTACGAAGATGTCCTCATCACGAACTGCCACTTGGGTTAGTTGTTCAAACCTTTTATTACGGCCTGCTTACTCCTAATCGTACTATGATAGATGATGCTGCTTGTGGGAACCTGTTGAGAAAAACTACTGAGGAAGGATATGAGTTATTGGAGGAGATGGCTGCTAGCAGCTATCATCCTCAACCTGAAAGGAACAACCAACGGAGAAGTGCAGGAGTTCACCAGGTAACTGACCTTTCTGCTATTGCTGCACAACTTGATGTCTTGAACAGGAAGCTGGATGGTTTGAATATGGGTGGCACAGCTATGCGTCTTcaagagatattttgtgaaaaatgcggAGGAGAACACTATATTAAGGACTGCCAAGATAGTGGTCCTTTTTATGTGCAAGAAGGGGTACCAGTGAATCAAGTGGGAGTCCAAAACCGTCCAAGGAAAGATCCGTATTCAAACACATACAATCCTGGATGGAGGCAACATCCCAACTTTTCGTGGGGCGGCCAAAATAGTCAGAATGGACCACAGGGAGGACGACAGTATGGGAAACAACCGAATGTACATATCTGACCCTCCTAGAGAAGAAAAGTCCAATTTGGAGCAGATGATGTCTAAGTTCATTTCAGCCACCGAGACTAGACTACGGAATCAGGATGCATCAATAAAGGGGCTAGAGAATCAGATTGGACAGTTAGCTAAGATGATAGCAAGTAGAGAGCCGGACACCTTGCCAAGTAACACCGAGACTAATCCTAAAGAACAAGTGAATGCCATTGAGTTAAGGAGTGAGAAAACGTTAGAGCCAAGAGAGGGAGCGGTTGACACGTCCACAGGTAAGTTTTCTAACTCTACACCCGCACCTACTGCACAATTTAAAATTGTCATCCCTCCACCTTTCCCTGCAGCATTGAAAAAAGCGAAATTGGATGCGCAATTCGGTAAGTTCTTATAATTATTCAGGAAATTGCACATTAATATTCCCTTTGCTgatgctttgatgcaaatgccAAGATATGCTAAATTTCTGAAAGACATCTTAGCTAATAAGAGGAATTTTAAGGATCACGTAACGAGAAACTTGACTGAGAACTGCTCTGCGATTGTGCAAAACAAAATCCCACCAAAACTCAAGGATCAtgggagtttttctattccttgcatgattggtgatgtggttttgcataaagctttgtgtgatcttggtgcaagtatTAATCTTATGACTTTGTCTGTATGCAAGAAACTTGGACTGGGAGAGCCTAAGCGAACGAAGATGTTCTTGCAATTAGCAGACAGATCTGTCAAATATCCACGAGGGGTCATAGCGGATGTATTAGTGGAAGTGGGAAAGTTTATGTTTTCTATAGATTTTGTGGTACTTGACATGGAAGAGGATAGGGAGACGCCGTTGATTCTGGGGAGACCGTTCCTTGCAACTGGAAAGGCCATGACTGATGTGCAAGAAGAGAAGTTGAGATTGAGAGTGGGAGAGGAGGAAATCACTCTTCATGTTTTTAACGCTCTTAAGCACACACTGCATACTAATGATTGTTTTATAGTAAATTCTTTGGATTCACTTGTGTGTCAGTCTGTGCAGGATGCTATTAACGATCCATTGGAAGCCACTCTCACTACTAAATTGAAGGAGGATGAACTCAAGGAAGACAAAGCTGAAAGAGCGGCATACTTTAGTGCCAACCATCCATGGAAGAAGTCAGTAAGGATGAAGTTTGAGGATTTGGGGGATCGAAGAGACTTGAACTCTCAGAAGTCAAGCATTGAGGAACCGCCGACAGGTGAGCTCAATACACTGCCTCCACATCAGAAGTACGTGTACTTAGAGCGTAAAAAGCTAGCACATCCCGACAAGCTCATTACACGACGAGGATGATTATTGAGAGGGGAGTCACTTATGTCCCTTCTTTTAatttcttgcattgcatttagaTCATTTTAGTTACTTCTTTTTCTGTTGCATGTTTCGGTTATGTTGCATCCATGTTTGTTATGCACTCTCTGTCTCTTTTTCTATCGTCTGTTGCATTGGGGACACTGCTCGACTTTAGTATTGGGGGTGGATGGGTGTTGTTTCGTGGGTTcattttttgtgttttgttgATTATATTTGTTGGCATttagttttagtcatttttcattggTGTGTGTGTCAGTCGACAGTGTTCGAAGTAGTACGTGTTAGCCAAGGATGATTAAGAGGTGATGAGACATGTCCTGTTTGTAGTGTAATCGCACTCCTTAAGTACATACTGTGGCAAAGACATGAAGTTTTATTTAAAACGTTGAATTCTCTTTGCACAAATTTTAGAACTAGAAGCATGCATGATAAGATGGTGAGAATTTAAAACTAAAGTGGGGAACGAAGATGTTTGAAGGTGTAAATTGAACTTGACTATATTCTCTTGAATCGAGGTATCTATCAGCAGCGTTAAAAAAAGAGAACGATGGAGATGTAAGGTGTGGGAGAGCCGAATAAAGGAATGAAATTCTATTCCTGGCTAAAGTTGGAGATGTAAGGTGCTGGGGAGCCGAATAAAGGAATGAAATCCTATTCCTGGCTTAAAAAGTAAAATACATGGTTTTGAATCTGAATGAAGGGTTCTAATCTAGTCCTTTTATTTCAGTATTCCAATTCAGtcaaaaaaaagagaaatttgCTGCTGGTGGTTGCTTAGTGAAGAGGAATAGAGGAGAATAAGATTTACACTAACATACTGATTTAAATCTCTAACTTTGGTTGAGAATGGATCCCTCTGTCATATATGATGCTAGGACTAattacacacacatacacgctCAGGTTTTATTTGAAACAATGTCTAGACCAAGAAAAGTGCAAAGAGTTGTGCTTTTACATTGATCGACAAGGGAATATGTTGAGTTTCGCTGAGGCTAATTGATGACTATGAATTCACTGTCGAGTTACTTTGTGTCATGTTCCATTTTGTCTTGTCACCTATTTTTCTCGAGGGCGAGCAAAAGGTTAGTATTGGGGGGTTGTTATAGGTGCATTTTACGTGTTTTTCATATTACCTGATAGCTCATTTTGTTGTGCATATCGTCTATATTGCATGCAGTTTGTTGCATTTTAGcatatattatgttttattgtTACTCATGTGTCTCGGTGGTGAAAATGCAGGAGATGCAGAAAAAACTGAAGAAAAAAGAATTAGTTGCGAAGGACATCCGCCCGGGCGCCTACAAGGcgtgagaaaaaaaatttttgcgAAGACCATCCGCCCGGGCGCGCTCGATATTTTTAGAAAGATTTGTTGCCGatctttttcaaattttgggAGAGGAGGCTGATAGAGGGACAATTTGGGACGTTTTTCAGACATTATTCATCAGCCAAAAAGTCGAAGGAAGAGAGAAAAGCTGGGAGAAatttcttggagttgaagattCAAAGATTCCCAGGCACCGTTCTTCGCAGATCTCGTCTAATCTAGTATTTCTAATCTAGTTTTTATCATTCAAACattgttttgtttaattttattatgaatTCGAGTAGCTAACTTtatatatttgttgggatttaaggtgATTCTGCCCCaaactttgatttaattaatttatatttcgattGTTGCGTTATTCTTGAATGTGCTACTGTTTTTCATTGTGTTGTTAGAGCGTagctaaatttaataaaatttttatattgcgagtgagttcgagagaataacttgtgataggaacgagtagcatagtccatggatctacaatttacatagatatatgaaattgaatacgcgccgatagtcatagtcctaagggtcgaaaactatggtatttcatagatcgacatgcgattcactcttgataaataattaaagacatttaattacttcactgaatagaattagtttggcatagctcgagaaaGTGTGTTCAATTGAAATGAAAATCCTGTCGTAAGCGTAAATCACTATcgaactaattaattaattaacgaggggtaggtgaactgaaattcccaacaaatccatttctcattgaattttagtcaatcattttagatattatatctcattattcaattcttgaatctttttatttgcataaTTTTTTGAGCATAGGAGTATTAAaacaatcatccaaattttgttactaaagatttaataactgaaaataataattgtcaaatacagttttcagtggaacgatactcgtactcacgtacattatactattacttgacatcgtgcacttgcgattaatttttgagtatacaaaaccatatttttagtAAGGATTCCACAGTTCAAATTTTGCTCGATCAGATATTCAGATgtagattatgcaggatgtaagcttgatcgtaaaagcaccagtggatcatgtcagtttctaggagactgaaacgacctcgatttttttttctaatcttaaatcataa
This genomic interval from Primulina huaijiensis isolate GDHJ02 chromosome 14, ASM1229523v2, whole genome shotgun sequence contains the following:
- the LOC140957975 gene encoding uncharacterized protein, with amino-acid sequence MPKSLDVELEQFDHEIERTFRRRRQQLRLKELMERHEHEHEEEHHEERHVEMPRRIPMLEYAQPSLDGACPNIVRPIVRANHFEIKPAIIQKIRNTVQFGGTVVDDPNMHIADFLEICDTFKFNGVSDDTVMLRLFPLSLRDKAKAWLNCLPVGSITTWEDMARAFLIKYFPPSKTMKLRADISTFAQFGQESLYEAWERFKDLLRRCPHHELPLGLVVQTFYYGLLTPNRTMIDDAACGNLLRKTTEEGYELLEEMAASSYHPQPERNNQRRSAGVHQVTDLSAIAAQLDVLNRKLDGLNMGGTAMRLQEIFCEKCGGEHYIKDCQDSGPFYVQEGVPVNQVGVQNRPRKDPYSNTYNPGWRQHPNFSWGGQNSQNGPQGGRQYGKQPNVHI